A segment of the Monomorium pharaonis isolate MP-MQ-018 unplaced genomic scaffold, ASM1337386v2 scaffold_572, whole genome shotgun sequence genome:
ATTTAGATagcaaaagtataaaaaaaaaaaaaaaaaaggagagacgACGGACAGTCGCGCAAGAGTCGCGAGGAAAAATTTGGCGTGTGAATGCGGACTCTTCCTTTCACCCTCCGCGTCCGCGGGGATTTAAGTCCAGGATTGACCAGCGCGGATTCGGATGGAATCTGGGAAACCCCGAAGGTACGAAGAAGAAACAAGGTAGAAGACAACCCCGGGGATTCGTGGAGCTTCGTTCAGGTTTTGCAGGAATGGCTTTCGGAAGAAgcaataaatagaaaaaaaaaaggagaaaagagCGAATTCGGAATGAACAAAGTAGACATCGCTTCCGAAAGTTCTCGACGTTCAACAATAATCGCGCGGGTGTGCGCGAAGGTTCGGTCGGTTCTGGGCGAATAAATAATTGTGACTCGAGGAAGCTGCGCCTCGGAACTCTCCGCTGCGCGAGACGTCGTCATCGCGAGAGATAGGAAGGAGACGATGATAATGAAAGTgtaggaagaagaaaaaaaagaagaacaaGAGGAGAAGGAAGAAGTTAATCCCTGCCTCGCTACGCGGGAACGAATCGTATTGTGAGACATTCGATGGTAGTGAGATAGCCGGTTGCGCGACCAATCGTCAATCGGGGGAGAATAACTCGCGTGTAACAATTAAACTTCATGTAATACAGATCGCGATGCCTTGGTGCGCCGCGATATACGCTCGAATCGACaagcactctctctctctctctctcctctctctctctctctctctctctctctctctctctctctctctctctctcactcactaaCGATAATGGTAATAATAGAAGAACGATTAGCCTACGGGAGTCTTACAACATAACTTACAGGGCTACAAAGGTATCGCGTCGGCTCTTAATCGCCTAACTCCACCTCGCCTCGGAACCAAGAGTGGAGGAACGACTTTAACCCTTCGACCGATAGCCGAACCCGTCGAGGGTGGGATTCGTTTTTCAAACTGACGTCTCTCGCGTATCACAATAAGGGTAAAAGTTTCATCGGTAGAGAAACCCTCGCGCGTCCCGGGAGAGGGAGGTATAAACGTGACCCACGGGTCGAAGGATTAAAGTTTTTCGCGGAGACGCAGCCGCGTCTCTCCCGCCCGTTATTATCGATGACCCGCTGCGCAACGAGCAGATCGCCGGCGATCGGTAATCGCAAGGGTTGCTCTTGCCTCAGCGTCGAGTCGGACGAACGTAGGTTGATCACTACACGCAGGTCTGCTCGCGTTGCACCGCGgcacgcgaaaaaaaaaactctctCTTCGTCCTTAAAATAATCGCCAAGTATTTCTTCGGGGGGAATCCCCTTTCCTCGCTCGATCGCAAACACGATGTCCAGCTCGGCGCGATCAAATTGGTTGTTCGCGACGGTCCGAGGGTCCGTCGCCCTTGCCCACGACGTCCTCCTCCGGACGGCGGGCGTCTCTCCGTGTCTCCCAATTTTCCAAGGATCCCGACATCCGGCCAGGAggaagggaggagggggaggactCTCAGTGATCCTCAGAAGAGGAGGGAGGCCGCGTCCTTCACGGTCCGTTGACCGTGGCGGCGGAGTGACCTGTGACCAGGCTGTCCGCCGCCGCGGCCGCCACCGCCGCGCCGACGGGTTTCCCAAGGCGGAATATCGATTGTAAGGACGCGACCTCGGAGGCGAGACGGTCCAGCTTCATCTTGACCTCCCGGTCGTCTGAGACCGTGGGGACCGTGGTCGGCGCGGTCCACTCGGCGCCCAGCGAGATCCCGGAGTCGCGCTCGTCGCTGGAGCCCTCGTCCCAGGGCGGCGATGCCCGCGGCCCGGGCTCCTGCTTGATCCCCTGGAGCGCGAGGAGCGCGCTCGCGGCGTCCTTGTCGCCGATGCGCGACTTGTGCCTGAGCTTATGGGGTAGGCTGTTGTTCGCGGCCGGGTTGTTTTGGGAGCCCACGACGCCTATCTGCGGGCCGCCGGCCTCGTCGCCGCTGCCCGACGACAGCTCGAACGGCGACTGCGCCCGGCGGCCGCGCGACGACAGGTTCAGGGCGCTCGTCGTGTCCAGGTGATGAATCGCCGCGTGCGAGTACGGATACTGGAAGCTCTCGGTCTCCGGATAGGCGGTCGTCTCGGGCACGTAGAGCTGGGCCGGCGATCTCGGCGAGCGGGCGCCGCTAACCGGCTGATGTATCACCGACGTGTGCACCGGGCTCGGGGTGCGGGCGTAGAGGAGCGCCGCCGACGCCGGTAGCTTCGCGCGCTTCACGCTGATCGTCGGCTCGGAGGGCAGCGCGGCCAGCACGTGCTCCGTGCTGATGACCGACTCGCCGCAGATC
Coding sequences within it:
- the LOC118648659 gene encoding basic-leucine zipper transcription factor A-like, translated to MVAEFVARQSGSPINGETACLNSNMPATHTMAHSGGHGAPHGGPHDVHGPLTVPLTTHPGHHGGPPTAIQQQQQQHQHQSQQQQQQQQQPLPPPPQHSPQPPHHHHHHHQDQQPQQQQQHHHDGPQGQHPDNYGPNFDIRKELFSQRKQREFIPDNKKDDSYWDRRRRNNEAAKRSREKRRFNDMVLEQRVMELSKENHILKAQLEAIRDKFGICGESVISTEHVLAALPSEPTISVKRAKLPASAALLYARTPSPVHTSVIHQPVSGARSPRSPAQLYVPETTAYPETESFQYPYSHAAIHHLDTTSALNLSSRGRRAQSPFELSSGSGDEAGGPQIGVVGSQNNPAANNSLPHKLRHKSRIGDKDAASALLALQGIKQEPGPRASPPWDEGSSDERDSGISLGAEWTAPTTVPTVSDDREVKMKLDRLASEVASLQSIFRLGKPVGAAVAAAAADSLVTGHSAATVNGP